One genomic window of Ottowia oryzae includes the following:
- a CDS encoding transporter substrate-binding domain-containing protein translates to MKTHWRACGLALIAATAQLAFTAPVQAQAAPDTLAKVRSEGVIRLGVRDNAAPFAYVDAKGKPGGFTWDVCRAMVKNLEAELGRPIEIKVVPNAFAAPFDLLKDGRIDMQCGATTHSAERAKQADFSNTFFVSGIAVAYRKEDVQYANPLKFGRVAVLANSTAAKIMERRMGAKGSASIDTMVPVKSYEEGVAKLKAKEADTLFADSVLIPLDPAIDRRRSLETVEPYALMMRKGDRAFVDAVDRALMKVLSGPQARQFATDAKLDGRLNVLTPEAWRRGSKEPAPQMY, encoded by the coding sequence TTGAAAACACACTGGCGCGCGTGCGGCCTGGCGCTGATCGCGGCCACCGCGCAACTGGCTTTCACGGCGCCCGTGCAAGCCCAAGCCGCCCCGGACACATTGGCCAAGGTCCGCAGCGAAGGCGTGATCCGCCTGGGTGTGCGCGACAACGCGGCGCCCTTCGCCTACGTGGACGCCAAGGGCAAGCCCGGCGGCTTTACGTGGGACGTGTGCCGCGCCATGGTCAAGAACCTGGAGGCCGAGCTGGGCCGCCCCATCGAGATCAAGGTGGTGCCCAACGCCTTTGCCGCGCCTTTTGATCTGCTCAAAGACGGGCGCATCGACATGCAATGCGGCGCCACCACGCACAGCGCCGAGCGCGCCAAGCAGGCCGATTTCTCCAACACCTTCTTCGTGTCGGGCATCGCCGTGGCCTACCGCAAGGAAGACGTGCAGTACGCCAACCCGCTGAAGTTCGGGCGCGTGGCGGTGCTGGCCAATTCGACGGCGGCCAAGATCATGGAGCGCCGCATGGGCGCCAAAGGCTCGGCCTCGATCGACACCATGGTGCCGGTCAAGAGCTATGAGGAAGGCGTGGCCAAGCTCAAGGCGAAAGAGGCCGACACGCTGTTTGCCGACAGCGTGCTGATTCCGCTGGACCCGGCCATCGACCGCCGCCGCTCGCTGGAGACGGTGGAGCCCTACGCGCTGATGATGCGCAAGGGCGACCGCGCCTTTGTCGACGCGGTGGACCGCGCGCTGATGAAGGTGCTGAGCGGCCCGCAGGCGCGCCAGTTCGCCACCGACGCCAAGCTGGACGGCCGCCTGAACGTCCTGACCCCCGAAGCGTGGCGCCGCGGATCGAAAGAACCCGCGCCGCAGATGTACTGA
- a CDS encoding 3-deoxy-7-phosphoheptulonate synthase, whose translation MPSQDTLSTLDTTRTDGRRIRAVRPLLTPAILQEWLPAPEAAQDLVEASRHAISRVLHGQDDRLVVVVGPCSIHDHAQAMDYAQRLAVQAQRHAGELLTVMRVYFEKPRTTVGWKGYINDPGMDGSYAINEGLQKARRLLLDVSALGLPVGCEFLDLLSPQFVTDLVSWGAIGARTTESQSHRQLASGLSCPVGFKNGTDGGVKVAADAILAAQAPHAFLGLTKMGQAAIFDTRGNPDCHIILRGGKAPNYSKADVDAACELLKKAGLREQVMIDLSHANSSKQHARQIVVAEDVAAQVAAGDARIMGVMIESHLEEGRQDIVPGQPLKHGVSVTDACISFDQTVPVLDGLAQAVKARRALKG comes from the coding sequence ATGCCTTCGCAAGACACCCTCAGCACCCTGGACACCACCCGCACCGACGGCCGCCGCATTCGCGCGGTGCGTCCGCTGCTCACCCCCGCCATCCTGCAGGAATGGCTGCCCGCCCCCGAAGCCGCGCAGGATCTGGTCGAAGCCAGCCGCCACGCCATCTCGCGCGTGTTGCACGGGCAGGACGACCGGCTGGTCGTCGTCGTCGGGCCGTGCTCCATCCACGACCACGCGCAGGCGATGGATTACGCCCAGCGCCTGGCCGTGCAGGCGCAGCGCCACGCCGGCGAGCTGCTGACGGTGATGCGCGTGTACTTTGAAAAGCCGCGCACCACCGTGGGCTGGAAGGGCTACATCAACGACCCGGGCATGGACGGCAGCTACGCCATCAACGAAGGGCTGCAAAAGGCGCGCCGCCTGCTGCTGGACGTATCGGCCCTGGGCCTGCCGGTGGGTTGCGAGTTTCTGGACCTGCTCAGTCCGCAGTTCGTGACCGACCTGGTCAGCTGGGGCGCCATTGGCGCGCGCACCACCGAAAGCCAGAGCCACCGCCAGCTGGCCAGCGGCCTGAGCTGCCCGGTGGGCTTCAAGAACGGCACCGACGGCGGCGTGAAAGTGGCGGCCGACGCCATCCTGGCGGCGCAAGCGCCCCACGCCTTCCTGGGCCTGACCAAGATGGGCCAGGCGGCGATTTTCGACACGCGCGGCAACCCCGACTGCCACATCATCCTGCGCGGCGGCAAGGCGCCCAACTATTCCAAAGCGGATGTCGATGCGGCTTGCGAGCTGCTGAAAAAGGCCGGCCTGCGCGAACAGGTGATGATCGACCTGTCGCACGCCAACAGCAGCAAGCAGCACGCGCGCCAGATCGTGGTGGCCGAGGACGTGGCCGCGCAGGTGGCCGCGGGCGACGCGCGCATCATGGGCGTGATGATCGAAAGCCACCTCGAAGAAGGCCGCCAGGACATCGTGCCCGGCCAGCCGCTCAAACACGGCGTGTCGGTGACCGACGCGTGCATCAGCTTCGACCAGACCGTGCCGGTGCTGGACGGGCTGGCGCAGGCGGTGAAAGCCCGGCGCGCTTTGAAAGGCTGA
- a CDS encoding ATP-binding protein, whose amino-acid sequence MPPTPSTPSAGRPPRATRKALPVINPARCTGCGWCVGVCPPHVLSLHTAGGRKTSTLDDAAGCTGCALCAVRCPFDAIAMRRVVAPPASPHQRN is encoded by the coding sequence CTGCCACCCACGCCGTCCACGCCAAGCGCCGGGCGCCCACCCCGCGCCACCCGCAAAGCGCTGCCCGTGATCAACCCCGCGCGCTGCACCGGCTGCGGCTGGTGCGTGGGCGTGTGCCCGCCGCACGTGCTCAGCCTGCACACGGCAGGCGGCCGCAAGACCAGCACGCTGGACGACGCCGCCGGCTGCACCGGTTGCGCGCTGTGCGCGGTGCGCTGCCCGTTTGATGCCATCGCCATGCGGCGGGTGGTGGCGCCACCAGCCTCACCACACCAGCGCAACTAA
- the infA gene encoding translation initiation factor IF-1: MAKEELIEMQGIVNEVLPDTRFRVTLDNGHELVAYSAGKMKKNHIRILAGDRVTLELSPYDLTKGRISFRHLERRNDGGGGGPRRR, from the coding sequence ATGGCCAAGGAAGAACTGATCGAGATGCAAGGCATCGTCAACGAGGTGTTGCCCGACACGCGTTTTCGCGTGACGCTGGACAACGGGCACGAGCTGGTGGCCTATTCCGCCGGCAAGATGAAGAAGAACCACATCCGCATCCTGGCGGGTGACCGCGTGACGCTGGAGCTGTCGCCCTACGACCTGACCAAGGGCCGCATCAGCTTCCGCCACCTGGAGCGCCGCAACGACGGCGGTGGCGGCGGCCCGCGCCGTCGCTGA